A window of Phragmites australis chromosome 15, lpPhrAust1.1, whole genome shotgun sequence genomic DNA:
agcctaCGCGCCGCGCCGGCTGTTCCAGACCTACTTCAACCTCTTCATCCGCCGGCGCGCCCGGCGGCTGCTCAACTTCGTCGACCCCTACGTCACCGTCGACATCTCGGAACCCGGCACGGACGTGCGCTACTCCAGATACGGCCCCGTGACCGAGAGCGACAGCACCTACGAGGAGGTCGAGGCGTACCTGAGCGGCGCGTGCTCGCAGGACGCGCGTGAGCTCCGCGCCGAGGGCGCCAAGGAGGGCGACGGCCTCGTGATCAGCATGCGCGACGGCCAGGACGTCGCCGACGAATTCCAGGGCGCCACTCTGTGGTGGCTGTTGGTGCTGGAGGATGGGGACAGGCAACGGGAGGCCAAGAGGCGGTGCCAGCGCCTCACGTTCCACCAACGCCACCGCCAGCTCGTCGTCGACGACTACCTTCCGCACGTCCGCCGTCGAGGCCGCGAGATCCTCTTCAGCAACCGCCGGCGCAGGCTCTACACCAACAACAAATCAGTCGACTACTTGTCCGTGCCTCAGAACCaacacaaatacaaaattaaacGTCTTACATTTGTTGATTGATCCAATCGTGGACGACTCTGACTCGGATcgttgttctttttttctttttcttttttcgtcGATCGATCTAAGCAGCAGCTACGATTACAAGGCATGGAGCTACATCGACTTCGACCACCCGACGACGTTCGAGACGTTGGCCATGGACCTGGCCAAGAAGCGGGAGATCATGGAGGACCTCGACACGTTCCGGAACAACAGAGACTACTACAGGCGCGCCGGCAAGCCGTGGAAGCGCGGCTACCTCCTCTACGGACCGCCGGGCACCGGCAAGTCCACCATGGTCGCCGCCATGGCCAACCACCTCGACTACGACATCTACGACGTCGAGCTCACCGTGGTGAACAGCAACAACGACCTCCGCAAGCTGCTCATCGAGACCACCAGCAAGTCCATCATCGTCATCGAGGACATCGACTGCTCCCTCGACCTCACCGGCGACCGCGCCGGGCGGCGACGACCCAGCCACGACAGGCACATGGATGACAGGCGCGGTAACACGGTGACTCTGTCCGGCCTGCTCAACTTCATCGACGGGCTGTGGTCGGCGTGCGGCGGCGAGCGTATCGTCGTGTTCACCACGAACCACGTTGACAAGCTCGACCCGGCGCTGATCCGGCGCGGCAGGATGGACATGCACATCGAGATGTCCTACTGCGGATTCGAGGCGTTCAAGACCCTCGCCAAGAACTACCTTGACATCGACGCGCACCAGCTGTTCGGCTCCGTTGAGCAGATACTGCGGGAGGTGGACCTCACGCCGGCCGATGTCGCCGAGTGCCTCATGACGGCCAAGCGTGCAGGGTCCGGTGAGCCTTCTTCCCACCTTGAGATCTTGATCGAGGAACTGAAGAAGAGGGCAGAGGAGAAGGCAAAGGCCGAGGCAGAGGCGAAGGCAAAGGCTGAGGCAGAGGCGAAGGCAATGGCGGAGGCAGCGGCCAAATTGGACCGTGACGATGTacgggaagaggaagatgaaaaataaatttgaaagtGAGGATGCACGAGAATTTTAAGAATAAGAATTATATTGTTaacaatgctcacaaaatttattttagcGTGTGCGCAAAATTCTTCAATGGATGTGCAAACAGGGTCTTCGAAGAATCGAATTGAAGCTCGATCTGGTAAACGGTAAAATGCCACACAAGCCAGCAAGAGGAGGTTTTGCTCCGTTTTTCTATGCGTGCCTTACACTCAAAACCAGATGTGTGATGGAAATTGTTCATGTCAGTGACACTTGAAAGTGTCTTTCAAAATCAAGACCCCATTTGCATATTATATTCggtcaaattttttttctttgagcaaATTACAAAAGCACCTGGTACTTGCACCACTGTAAGACAAAACCACGTATTTAAGAACGATACCATGGGACTGTATAACACAAAACCACAATTTACCGTAGCCCTGCCATGATGATGTGGATAGCACCAGCGACTGCGACTGGATGACTATCGTAGTGCTTTGCATCCAACCACGATTCAGACATTAGTGTGTTCGTCTAGCTGTATTTTGTGGTGTGACTTCCTCTACTAAAGTTGTCCTCTTTCTAATCCTTTCCGCTCCCCCCATATTATTCTGTATGTCTAACTCAATTTGCATTGTCCTCTTTATAGTCCTTTTCCCCCTATTATTCTGTATGTCTAACTCAATTTGCATTGTTCTTTCTAATCCTTTTCTCCACATTATTCTCTATGTCTAACTTAATTTGCATTGCCTTTTCATGAGTGTTGGGGGGAATGGTATCACGTGGGCTCTCGTTCGTTGACTTCAGTCACAATGgttaaattctaaaaatcaaaACAGAGACTGACGTCAAGGTAGGGATAGTTTTCTTTAAGTTCTGTAGAAGTTAGGCTCGATAAGGCGTAGCAACCCAAAGAACGAAGCTTGGAAGCGAAGCCCAAAAGACCGAAAGGGTGCGACAAATCCCGAAAGACGAAGAGTGTAGCAAAGCCCTAAGACCAAAGGAGTATGACGAAGCCCGAAGGGCAAAGAGTGCAGCGAAAGCCCTGAAATCAAAGGGGTGAGATGAGGTCCAAAGGATGAAGGATCTGGCACAAGTCCTGATATTGAAGGGAGGCGGCGCGAGACCCTTTGGAACAGAGCGAAGGCTAGGTTAAAGAGCGACCTGCAAGTTGGGTGGATCAAGGAAGATCGCTAGCAGTCCTGGCGTAGGGTCTAGGGTAGGACCCTGAAGACACGTGTCAAGATTTTGTTACTTAGGGCAATGCATGTAGACAATTATCATAATGCCCTTTGTGATACCATGGAGTATTCCCTATCATTAGTAGGAATATTGTTATGGATAAGAGGCAAATGTGTAATGATAACATGAGTATTTGAGgtatgcctataaatacccctactCACCCCATGTAAAAGGGGAATGAATAGCTATTACATCAATAGTTATTACACTATTTACTGTGTTGCGATCACGATCACAACATCTCACACCCggtttcaaaagaacaaaccagatgcacttcacatgtatgccaagatcaagtttcatatatgtaGTGACTTCATAAATGATAACATAATAATGTCATTACATAACAATAAgatttattacaaaaggacccgtaggtattaaagaaaacactaagataactTTCAGCGGTAGCGGGtcctccatccatccacagACATTGTCCGGGGGAGCACCGGCCTAGAACATGGTCTCTAGGTCGAAATCTTCATTCGCCTAAAACTCAGCTCCATCGGCCGGGATATCCTTGAAATCCTCACCTTTTGAGCAGCATCAAGa
This region includes:
- the LOC133893129 gene encoding AAA-ATPase At3g28610-like isoform X1 — translated: MAEPGKVVPWRQWVFPNLAAVFTNFGSLWFLLAPLLAAYAPRRLFQTYFNLFIRRRARRLLNFVDPYVTVDISEPGTDVRYSRYGPVTESDSTYEEVEAYLSGACSQDARELRAEGAKEGDGLVISMRDGQDVADEFQGATLWWLLVLEDGDRQREAKRRCQRLTFHQRHRQLVVDDYLPHVRRRGREILFSNRRRRLYTNNKSVDYFSYDYKAWSYIDFDHPTTFETLAMDLAKKREIMEDLDTFRNNRDYYRRAGKPWKRGYLLYGPPGTGKSTMVAAMANHLDYDIYDVELTVVNSNNDLRKLLIETTSKSIIVIEDIDCSLDLTGDRAGRRRPSHDRHMDDRRGNTVTLSGLLNFIDGLWSACGGERIVVFTTNHVDKLDPALIRRGRMDMHIEMSYCGFEAFKTLAKNYLDIDAHQLFGSVEQILREVDLTPADVAECLMTAKRAGSGEPSSHLEILIEELKKRAEEKAKAEAEAKAKAEAEAKAMAEAAAKLDRDDVREEEDEK
- the LOC133893129 gene encoding AAA-ATPase At3g28610-like isoform X2; this encodes MAEPGKVVPWRQWVFPNLAAVFTNFGSLWFLLAPLLAAYAPRRLFQTYFNLFIRRRARRLLNFVDPYVTVDISEPGTDVRYSRYGPVTESDSTYEEVEAYLSGACSQDARELRAEGAKEGDGLVISMRDGQDVADEFQGATLWWLLVLEDGDRQREAKRRCQRLTFHQRHRQLVVDDYLPHVRRRGREILFSNRRRRLYTNNKSVDYFYDYKAWSYIDFDHPTTFETLAMDLAKKREIMEDLDTFRNNRDYYRRAGKPWKRGYLLYGPPGTGKSTMVAAMANHLDYDIYDVELTVVNSNNDLRKLLIETTSKSIIVIEDIDCSLDLTGDRAGRRRPSHDRHMDDRRGNTVTLSGLLNFIDGLWSACGGERIVVFTTNHVDKLDPALIRRGRMDMHIEMSYCGFEAFKTLAKNYLDIDAHQLFGSVEQILREVDLTPADVAECLMTAKRAGSGEPSSHLEILIEELKKRAEEKAKAEAEAKAKAEAEAKAMAEAAAKLDRDDVREEEDEK